The genomic region CCGGGCCGAGCCGCCCTCGTCGACGACGAGCACGACGCTGCCGGGTCCCGCGCCCACGCCTCCGTCCAAAGCCATCGTCACTTCGCCGGTCGGTTCGTCGGTCATGGGGTCGATGGGCCGCACGAGCAGGAGACGGCGGTCCTTGAGCGAAGGATGCCGGCTCGTGCCCCACACGTTGCCCACGACCTCGGCGACGAACATCAGCGCCTCGCCTCTTTGCGGAAATCGCGCACGTGACGGCCCTCGACGATGCCGACGACGGCGGCGTCGATGGGCGGCAGGTCGGGGAAGGCCACCGCGGCCTCGCGCGAGGCCACCCAGACGACGTCCTCGCTCGCGCCGGCCCCGACGCACTCGCAGGCGACGAGCGGGTCGCCCTTGTCCGCCCCCGTCTCCCAGTCCCGCGGCTGGATGAGCAGCAGTTTCTTGCCGTCCAGCGTCGGGTACTGGCAGGTGCAGAAGACGCGGCCGACGACGCGGGCGAACTTCAAACGCGGCCTCCGAGGTGCTTCGCCTCGATGGCGGCGACCTTCGCGAGGCGCCGCTCGTGGCGGCTGCCCTCGAAGGGCGTCGAGAAGAAGGTCTTGAGGATCTCCTGCAGCATGAGCTCCCCGTGCGTCTTGCCGCCGAGGCAGAGCACGTTGGCGTCGTCGTGGGCGGCCGCGAAGCGGGCACTGACGAGGTCGTAGGCGCAGACGGCGCGCACGCCGCGGACCTTGTTGGCCGCCATGCACACCGCGCCGCCGAAGCCGTCGAGCAGGAAGCCTTGCTCGAACTCGCCGCGCGCGACCGCCTCGCCGACGAGCTGGGCGATGTCGGGGTAGTCCACGGCGTCGGGGCTGTAGCAGCCGAAGTCGACGACCTCGTGCCCCAGGCCCTGCATGAACTTGAGGAGGCGGCCTTTCGCCTCGAAGCCGCCGTGGTCGGAGCCGATGACAAGCTTCATCTTACTTCCCGAACTGCGCCAGGAGCTGGGGGTCGGCCTGCGCGATGACCGTGTGCCCGACGAGCATCTCCTTCGGCACGGCCGAGATCCCGGCGCCGACGGCGGTGCGCACCGCGGCGACCTCGCCGGTCATCGTGACGTAGCCCTTCCCCCCGCCGACGACGAGCTTCACGTCGATGAGGTGGACCTTCGCGGCCTTCGCGGCGGCGTCGGCGGCCTGCACGCAGGCCACGGCGTCCTTCGTCTCGATGACGCCGAGCGCCTCGAGCTTCTGGACGGCGCGGCGTCCCTCGAGCGCATCGAGCACGCCCTGGTGGACGTTGCGGATGATGAACTGGTGCACGAGCGACGTCCCCAGGGTCTCGACGCCGGCGCGCAGCGAGGACTCGACCTCGCCGACGGGGCCCTGGATGAGGATGGTCTGCTTGCCTTTGCCGATGATGTTCGTCTTCACCAGGTCCACGGAGGCCATCTTCACCATGACGTCGCAGGCCTCGACGCCCAGCGCGATGGAGGAGGTCTCCAGGAGTCCGACGGCGATGTTCGCTTGCATGTCGTTCCTCTCTTTATCTCTTCAAGCAGGTATTGCCGGGTTCGATGCAGGGGTTGTAGCCCGGTCCTTGTCGTTCGTTCCCGGAGCCTTCTCCATCCACCGTGTTATTCGACGATGTCCCTGACTGCGGCGGGAGAAACAGGCGCGCAGCAGCGCGGAAATCCTCTATGCCCAGCGTCATGGAGCCCGTCGGAGAGAAGGACTTGAAAACATGATTGAGCGTATCATCGACGCAACGCTCGATCGGGTCGTTGTGATTGTTCTGCGACAACTGGCTCATAATCCCGTCGTAGTAGGTCTTACCATAAAAATTCGCTTTCTCAAGCGCGAAAGAGAAATCACCTTCAGCGCGAGGATCCCCACACAACGTCTTAGCCATCTCCCGGAATGCCTCCATTGCCTTGAAGAACGCATCCCACCCACTGCCAGCCTGTCTCTTGCGGGCCGCCTCCTCCTGCGACCGAAGAACCCCCTCCACGACGCGCTGCCTCTGTTCTTCGAGATATTTCTGATTGGCCGCTTCCCGATCCCGCCGCACGTTTTCTTTGTTCTCTCTGTCCTGGCTTTCCTTCTCCAACTTCGCGCTTAAGGATTTCTGCTTATCACGAATTTCCCGAAGCGGCCCCTCTTGCTCCTCGAAACCCTTGCGATTTCCCTCCTCTTGCTCCGGAGTGGGGAAAGGGTAGCTGCACGGAAGCAACTTACACGCCAAGCGTCGATGATTCCAGTAGCTCACATTCTCGCGCAGAATTCCACGATCATATTTGCTGAGCTCAAAAGCATCCACATGGTACGTCTCATCGGAATAGGCTTCATGCTCGATCTGAGGCAACGATTCCCAG from Elusimicrobiota bacterium harbors:
- a CDS encoding EutN/CcmL family microcompartment protein, encoding MFVAEVVGNVWGTSRHPSLKDRRLLLVRPIDPMTDEPTGEVTMALDGGVGAGPGSVVLVVDEGGSARSILGDPGAPVRTVVCGIVDAACVNGVERKL
- a CDS encoding RpiB/LacA/LacB family sugar-phosphate isomerase — translated: MKLVIGSDHGGFEAKGRLLKFMQGLGHEVVDFGCYSPDAVDYPDIAQLVGEAVARGEFEQGFLLDGFGGAVCMAANKVRGVRAVCAYDLVSARFAAAHDDANVLCLGGKTHGELMLQEILKTFFSTPFEGSRHERRLAKVAAIEAKHLGGRV
- a CDS encoding BMC domain-containing protein: MQANIAVGLLETSSIALGVEACDVMVKMASVDLVKTNIIGKGKQTILIQGPVGEVESSLRAGVETLGTSLVHQFIIRNVHQGVLDALEGRRAVQKLEALGVIETKDAVACVQAADAAAKAAKVHLIDVKLVVGGGKGYVTMTGEVAAVRTAVGAGISAVPKEMLVGHTVIAQADPQLLAQFGK
- a CDS encoding EutN/CcmL family microcompartment protein, yielding MKFARVVGRVFCTCQYPTLDGKKLLLIQPRDWETGADKGDPLVACECVGAGASEDVVWVASREAAVAFPDLPPIDAAVVGIVEGRHVRDFRKEARR